A DNA window from Gopherus evgoodei ecotype Sinaloan lineage chromosome 22, rGopEvg1_v1.p, whole genome shotgun sequence contains the following coding sequences:
- the ABHD8 gene encoding protein ABHD8, translating to MLTSITDGIMCCLMGKTTNAVGPVDSVESSDGYSFLEVKPGRVLRVKHTLPTRRPEEGPEEGPERGVVHCKRKITLYRNGQLVIENLGDAIRSELLHCQNGPVEPQSTMELELSDVAGNASTQGTAANPGSGAQQAPAPRRRRKRKPKKVVNIDCKKQISSCKGTQSDVVLFFIHGVGGSLDIWKEQLDFFSKLGYEVVAPDLAGHGSSSAPQIAAAYTFYALAEDMRAVFKRYAKKRNILIGHSYGVSFCTFLAHEYPDLVHKVIMINGGGPTALEPSLCSIFNMPTCILHCLSPCLSWSFLKAGFARQGAKEKQLLKEGNAFNVSSFVLRAMMSGQYWPEGDEVYHAELTVPVLLVHGMHDKFVPVEEDQRMAEILLLAFLKVIDEGSHMVMMECPETVNTLLHEFLLWEPETPAREGREVEKK from the exons atgctgaccagtatcaCCGATGGAATCATGTGTTGCCTGATGGGCAAGACAACCAACGCAGTGGGGCCCGTGGACAGCGTTGAGTCCAGCGACGGCTACAGCTTCCTGGAGGTGAAGCCTGGGAGAGTCCTGCGGGTGAAACACACCCTGCCCACCCGCCGGCCCGAGGAGGGGCCCGAGGAGGGGCCCGAGCGGGGCGTGGTGCACTGTAAGCGCAAGATCACCCTCTACCGCAACGGGCAGCTGGTGATCGAGAACCTGGGCGATGCGATCCGCTCCGAGCTCCTGCACTGCCAGAACGGCCCTGTGGAGCCCCAGAGCACCATGGAACTGGAGCTCTCGGACGTTGCCGGCAATGCCTCCACCCAGGGCACTGCTGCCAACCCAGGCTCCGGCGCCCAGCAGGCTCCAGCGCCCCGCAGGCGGCGGAAACGCAAGCCCAAGAAGGTCGTCAACATCGACTGCAAGAAGCAGATCAGCAGCTGCAAGGGGACGCAGAGCGACGTGGTGCTGTTCTTCATCCACGGCGTGGGCGGCTCCCTGGACATCTGGAAGGAGCAGCTGGACTTTTTCAGCAAGCTGGGCTACGAGGTGGTGGCCCCGGACCTGGCCGGACATGGCTCTAGCTCCGCCCCGCAGATCGCGGCCGCCTACACCTTCTACGCCCTGGCCGAGGACATGAGGGCCGTCTTCAAGCGCTATGCAAAGAAGAGGAACATCCTGATAGGCCACTCGTATGG GGTTTCCTTCTGCACCTTCCTAGCCCACGAGTACCCGGACCTGGTCCACAAGGTGATCATGATCAACGGGGGCGGCCCCACTGCGCTGGAGCCCAGCCTGTGCTCCATTTTCAACATGCCAACCTGCATCCTTCACTGCCTGTCCCCCTGCCTGTCCTGGAGCTTCCTCAA GGCTGGCTTCGCTCGCCAGGGTGCCAAAGAGAAACAGCTGCTCAAGGAAGGCAACGCCTTCAACGTCTCCTCCTTCGTCCTGCGGGCCATGATGAGCGGCCAGTACTGGCCAGAGGGCGACGAGGTCTATCACGCCGAGCTCACCGTGCCAGTGCTGCTGGTGCATGGCATGCATGACAAGTTTGTGCCAGTGGAGGAGGATCAGCGGATGGCCGAG ATCCTGCTGCTCGCGTTCCTGAAGGTGATTGATGAGGGCAGTCACATGGTGATGATGGAGTGTCCGGAGACGGTGAACACCCTGCTCCACGAGTTCCTCCTGTGGGAGCCCGAGACGCCCGCCAGGGAAGGGCGAGAAGTGGAGAAGAAATAA